The genomic region GACCCCATCCCCGACCCCACAACCACCCCTTTCGCCAGCACCCCGCTGACCGGCGCCGCACTCACGTTGACGACGCGCTGGAAGTCCTCCAGCTCGTGCACCTTGTCCTTCTTGGCGTTGTAGGTCTTCATGGCGATGCCCACCCCGGCGCAGTTCACCGCCAGCTCCAACCTCCCGAACGTCTTCTTAACCACCTCCAGCGCCGCTTCCACCTCCTTGGCCGACGTCACCTGCGAGGAGACGGTGCCGCTgggacccccccaccccaaccccGGCCACCGGGTCCCCCTCGATGTCACCCCTGTCCCCGTGCTCACGTCGGCGGGGGCGAAGGCGCAGCCGTCCCCCAGCTCCGCCGCCAGCTTGGCCCCCTGCGAGCTGGGGAGGTCGAGGAGGACGACGCGGGCCCCTTGCTGCACCAGGCGCTCCGCCGTGGCTCGGCCCAAGCCCGAAGAGCCGCCGGTCACCAGCGCCACCAGGCCCTggaggggatgggaaggggtcagggggggttgggggggtgggtcaggggccgggccgggagccCAGAACTCGGCTGCGGGGCCTCGCTGCTCCCTGGCACCTTCACGCTGCGCAGCGCCGCCATCG from Oxyura jamaicensis isolate SHBP4307 breed ruddy duck unplaced genomic scaffold, BPBGC_Ojam_1.0 oxyUn_random_OJ67765, whole genome shotgun sequence harbors:
- the LOC118159148 gene encoding 3-hydroxyacyl-CoA dehydrogenase type-2-like, translated to MAALRSVKGLVALVTGGSSGLGRATAERLVQQGARVVLLDLPSSQGAKLAAELGDGCAFAPADVTSAKEVEAALEVVKKTFGRLELAVNCAGVGIAMKTYNAKKDKVHELEDFQRVVNVSAAPVSGVLAKGVVVG